A genome region from Etheostoma cragini isolate CJK2018 chromosome 4, CSU_Ecrag_1.0, whole genome shotgun sequence includes the following:
- the scn8ab gene encoding sodium channel, voltage gated, type VIII, alpha subunit b isoform X4, which produces MAAPLMSPPGPDSFKKFTPESLAKIEKRISEEKNKKPPKPRSDSSHRDTSDDNEPKPNSDLEAGKSLPFIYGDVPPGMSGVPLEDLDPYYQNLNMKTFIVLNKGKTIFRFSATPSLYIISPFNLLRRIAIKILIHALFSMIIMCTILTNCIFMTFSDPPEWSKQVEYTFTGIYTFESLTKIVARGFAIDGFTFLRDPWNWLDFMVISMAYITEFVNLGNVSALRTFRVLRALKTISVIPGLKTIVGALIQSVKKLSDVMILTVFCLSVFALIGLQLFMGNLRQKCVIWPINMTEQYLANGSRGFDWKEYIMNDSNFYFLPGQLDALLCGNSSDSGRCPEGFMCMKAGRNPNYGYTSFDSFGWAFLTLFRLMTQDFWENLYMLTLRAAGKTYMIFFVLVIFVGSFYLVNLILAVVAMAYEEQNQATIEEAEQKEAEFKAMLEQLKRQQDETQAAAMATSAGTVSEAALEDEGGGHLSRSSSEVSKLSSKSAKERRNRKKKWRQKEQEKEKGDSEKVVKSESDDGSKKSTIRFPGSRLGRKTSIMNQSLLSIPGSPFMSRHNSRSSIFSFKGRSKDMGSENEFADDEHSTVEESEDRRGSLFIPYRRNSYSGYSQGSSRIHPLAPHSGGKRNSTVDCNGVVSLTGPGPGRRLLPEVKIDKAATDDSTTDVEIKKKHSGSLMVSVDQLNSSFKGKDRANSQMSVVTNTLLEELEESQRKCPPCWYKFANIFLIWECFPLWLKIKHITYLIVMDPFVDLAITICIVLNTLFMAMEHYPMTEEFQGVLSVGNLVFTGIFAGEMFAKLIAMDPYYYFQEGWNCFDGFIVTLSLVELGLADVEGLSVLRSFRLLRVFKLAKSWPTLNMLIKIIGNSVGALGNLTLVLAIIVFIFAVVGMQLFGKNYKDCVCKIAPSCELPRWHMHDFFHSFLIVFRVLCGEWIETMWDCMEVAGQTMCLTVFMMVMVIGNLVVLNLFLALLLSSFSADNLAATDDDGEPNNLQLAVARIKIGIAWFKVNMRIVVATVLKKPIEDEQKPLDEMYEKKLNCIANHTVDINRELDYAKNGNGTTSGIGSSVGKYMIDEDYMSFIHNPNLTVCVPIAVGESDFENLNTEDFSSESDVENSKDLDDTSSSEGSTIDIKPDVEDVAVVEVVEEYVDPEACWTDECVAKYKCCDVPITHGWGKHWWFLRKTCYLIVEHNWFETLIIFMILLSSGALAFEDVYIEQRKTIRIILEYADRVFTYIFILEMLLKWVAYGFVKYFTNAWCWLDFFIVDVSIVSLIANALGYSDLGPIKSLRTLRALRPLRALSRFEGMRVVVNALVGAIPSIMNVLLVCLIFWLIFSIMGVNLFAGKYYYCYNETAEENFFPDVVNNKTECFALINANFSEVRWKNVKINFDNVGAGYLALLQVATFKGWMDIMYAAIDSRKVEDQPIYEDNLYMYIYFVIFIIFGSFFTLNLFIGVIIDNFNQQKKKFGGQDIFMTEEQKKYYNAMKKLGSKKPQKPIPRPQNQIQGMVFDFVTQQVFDISIMILICLNMVTMMVETDDQTEDTEVVLYWVNFIFIVVFTCEFVLKLFALRHYYFTNGWNIFDVVVVILSIVGMFLADLIEKYFVSPTLFRVIRLARIGRILRLIKGAKGIRTLLFALMMSLPALFNIGLLLFLVMFIFSIFGMSNFGYVKHGAGIDDMYNFETFGNSMIILFMITTSAGWDGLLLPILNYAPDCDPLLENPGTPATGDCGNPSVGIFFFVMYIIISFLIVVNMYIAIILENFSVATEESADPLSEDDFETFYEIWEKFDPDACQFITYAKLSDFADSLEHPLRVPKPNTIELIAMDMPMVSGDRIHCLDILFAFTKRVLGDSGELDMLRQQMEERFVAANPSKVSYEPITTTLRRKQEDVSSKIIQRAYRSYLARRGFVCKRKPANNKVENGGNNQEQEKKEGTPSTASLPSYDSVTKPDKEKQDDNNEGKGGRKEKGRNQKDIRESKC; this is translated from the exons aCATTTATAGTCCtcaacaaaggaaaaacaatcTTCCGCTTCAGTGCCACGCCCTCCTTGTACATCATAAGCCCGTTTAATCTACTAAGGCGAATAGCTATTAAGATTTTGATACATGC GTTATTCAGCATGATCATCATGTGTACGATTTTGACCAACTGTATATTCATGACATTTAGTGACCCCCCAGAATGGTCCAAACAAGTAGA GTATACCTTCACAGGTATCTATACGTTTGAATCACTCACAAAAATTGTTGCCAGAGGCTTCGCTATAGATGGGTTTACCTTTCTCAGAGACCCATGGAACTGGCTGGATTTCATGGTCATCTCAATGGC GTATATAACAGAGTTTGTAAACCTAGGCAATGTGTCAGCTCTGCGTACGTTCAGGGTTCTGAGGGCTTTGAAAACAATTTCAGTTATCCCAG GCCTGAAGACCATTGTGGGTGCTCTGATCCAGTCGGTGAAGAAGCTGTCGGATGTGATGATCCTGACCGTCTTCTGTCTCAGTGTCTTTGCTCTAATTGGACTACAGCTCTTTATGGGGAACTTAAGGCAGAAGTGTGTAATCTGGCCAATCAACATGACTGAGCAATACCTGGCAAATGGCAGCAGGGGCTTTGACTGGAAGGAATACATCATGAATGACT ctaATTTCTACTTCCTTCCTGGTCAGCTTGATGCTCTGCTATGTGGGAATAGTTCTGACTCAGG GCGATGTCCAGAGGGCTTTATGTGTATGAAAGCCGGAAGGAACCCTAACTATGGTTACACCAGCTTTGACAGCTTTGGATGGGCTTTCCTCACCCTTTTTCGCCTCATGACCCAAGACTTCTGGGAAAATCTCTACATGCTG ACTCTACGAGCTGCAGGGAAAACATATATGATCTTCTTTGTGCTGGTCATCTTTGTGGGCTCTTTCTACCTGGTGAATCTCATCTTGGCTGTGGTGGCCATGGCTTATGAGGAGCAGAACCAGGCCACTATTGAGGAGGCGGAGCAGAAAGAGGCAGAATTCAAGGCCATGCTGGAACAGCTTAAGAGGCAGCAGGATGAAACACAG gcTGCCGCCATGGCGACATCTGCAGGCACTGTGTCAGAGGCTGCGTTAGAGGATGAAGGAGGAGGGCACTTGTCACGGAGCTCTTCTGAGGTGTCCAAGCTTAGCTCAAAGAGTGCCAAGGAGCGTCGAAATCGCAAGAAGAAATGGCGTCAGAAAgagcaggagaaagagaagggagacaGTGAGAAGGTTGTTAAGTCTGAGTCAGACGATGGCAGCAAGAAAAGTACCATTCGTTTCCCAGGAAGCCGGCTGGGGAGGAAGACATCCATTATGAACCAG TCACTGCTGAGCATCCCAGGTTCACCCTTCATGTCGCGCCACAACAGCCGCAGCAGCATCTTCAGCTTCAAAGGCCGTTCCAAGGACATGGGCTCAGAAAACGAGTTTGCCGACGATGAGCACAGTACAGTAGAGGAGAGCGAAGACCGCCGAGGCTCCCTGTTTATCCCTTACCGCCGCAACAGCTACAGTGGCTACAGCCAAGGCTCATCACGCATTCACCCGCTGGCACCCCACTCTGGAGGGAAGAGGAACAGCACAGTGGACTGCAATGGCGTGGTGTCTCTCACCGGCCCTGGGCCCGGCAGACGGCTTCTGCCTGAGGTGAAAATAGATAAGGCAGCCACTGATGACAGT ACTACTGACGTGGAGATTAAGAAGAAGCACTCTGGCTCTCTCATGGTATCTGTGGATCAGCTCAACTCTTCCTTCAAAGGAAAGGACCGTGCCAACAGTCAGATGAGCGTAGTCACCAACACACTTCTAGAGG AGTTGGAGGAGTCTCAGAGGAAGTGCCCTCCTTGTTGGTACAAGTTTGCCAACATCTTCCTCATCTGGGAGTGCTTTCCTTTGTGGCTGAAGATTAAGCACATAACTTACTTGATTGTCATGGACCCATTTGTTGACCTGGCCATCACCATCTGTATTGTCCTCAATACCCTCTTCATGGCCATGGAGCATTACCCCATGACTGAGGAATTTCAAGGGGTTCTTTCTGTTGGCAACCTG GTTTTCACAGGCATCTTTGCTGGGGAGATGTTTGCCAAGCTGATTGCCATGGATCCCTACTACTACTTCCAGGAAGGCTGGAACTGCTTTGACGGCTTCATTGTGACTCTGAGTTTAGTTGAGCTGGGACTGGCTGATGTGGAAGGTCTGTCAGTGCTCAGGTCATTCCGATTG TTAAGAGTGTTCAAACTAGCAAAATCGTGGCCCACCCTCAACATGCTGATCAAGATCATTGGTAATTCAGTGGGAGCTCTGGGTAATCTGACGCTGGTGCTGGCCATCATCGTTTTCATCTTTGCCGTCGTGGGCATGCAGCTGTTTGGCAAAAACTACAAGGACTGTGTGTGTAAGATCGCCCCGTCCTGTGAACTGCCTCGCTGGCACATGCATGACTTCTTCCACTCCTTCCTGATTGTGTTCAGAGTGTTGTGTGGGGAGTGGATTGAGACCATGTGGGACTGTATGGAGGTGGCAGGACAGACCATGTGCCTCACCGTCTTCATGATGGTCATGGTCATCGGAAACCTGGTg GTGCTGAACCTGTTCCTGGCCTTGCTGCTGAGCTCATTCAGTGCAGACAACCTCGCTGCCACAGATGACGATGGTGAACCCAACAACCTCCAACTTGCAGTTGCCCGCATTAAGATAGGGATCGCCTGGTTCAAGGTTAACATGCGGATCGTAGTAGCCACAGTGCTGAAAAAG CCTATAGAGGATGAACAGAAGCCTTTGGATGAAATGTACGAGAAGAAGCTCAACTGCATTGCAAACCACACAGTGGACATTAACCGTGAACTGGACTATGCTAAAAATGGCAATGGCACCACCAGCGGGATTGGGAGCAGTGTGGGAAAGTATATGATTGACGAGGACTACATGTCTTTCATCCACAACCCCAACCTCACTGTCTGTGTTCCCATCGCTGTTGGCGAGTCAGACTTCGAAAACCTAAACACGGAAGACTTTAGCAGTGAATCGGATGTGGAGAACAGTAAAGAT CTGGATGATACTAGTTCGTCTGAGGGCAGCACAATAGACATCAAGCCTGATGTGGAGGACGTTGCAGTGGTGGAGGTAGTGGAGGAGTATGTTGACCCAGAAGCTTGCTGGACAGATG AGTGTGTGGCCAAATACAAGTGCTGTGATGTTCCTATCACTCACGGCTGGGGAAAACACTGGTGGTTCCTGAGGAAGACCTGCTACCTGATTGTAGAACACAACTGGTTTGAAACCCTCATCATCTTCATGATCCTGCTCAGCAGTGGAGCCCTG GCCTTTGAGGATGTGTACATTGAGCAAAGGAAGACAATCCGCATCATTCTGGAGTATGCTGATCGGGTTTTCACCTATATCTTCATCCTGGAGATGTTGCTGAAATGGGTGGCCTACGGCTTTGTCAAGTACTTCACCAATGCCTGGTGTTGGTTAGACTTCTTCATTGTGGAT GTGTCTATAGTCAGCCTTATAGCTAATGCGTTGGGCTACTCCGATCTAGGCCCGATTAAATCACTCAGGACACTGAGGGCCTTGAGACCCCTCAGGGCCCTGTCACGTTTTGAAGGGATGAGG GTTGTGGTAAACGCCTTGGTGGGTGCAATCCCCTCCATCATGAATGTGCTGCTGGTGTGTCTCATCTTCTGGCTCATCTTCAGCATCATGGGTGTCAACCTGTTTGCTGGAAAGTATTACTACTGTTACAATGAGACAGCCGAGGAGAACTTCTTCCCTGATGTcgtcaacaacaaaacagagtgttTTGCACTCATTAATGCAAACTTCTCTGAAGTCAGATGGAAAAATGTCAAGATCAATTTTGACAATGTCGGTGCAGGATACCTGGCACTTCTGCAAGTG GCAACATTCAAAGGTTGGATGGACATTATGTATGCGGCAATAGATTCTCGAAAG GTGGAGGACCAGCCTATCTACGAGGACAACTTATACATGTACATCTACTttgtcatcttcatcatctttgGCTCGTTCTTCACTCTAAACCTCTTCATTGGTGTCATCATTGATAACTTCaaccaacaaaagaaaaag TTTGGAGGTCAGGATATCTTCATGACGGAGGAACAGAAGAAATACTACAATGCCATGAAGAAACTAGGGTCAAAGAAACCACAAAAACCAATACCCAGGCCGCAG AACCAGATCCAGGGCATGGTGTTTGACTTTGTGACGCAGCAGGTGTTCGACATCTCCATCATGATCTTAATCTGCCTTAACATGGTCACCATGATGGTGGAGACAGACGATCAGACCGAGGACACTGAGGTTGTGCTTTACTGGGTCAACTTCATCTTCATTGTGGTCTTCACTTGCGAGTTTGTATTGAAGCTCTTTGCGCTGCGCCACTACTACTTCACCAATGGTTGGAACATCTTCGATGTTGTTGTGGTCATCCTTTCAATTGTAG GAATGTTTCTGGCTGACCTGATTGAGAAGTACTTTGTGTCACCAACACTCTTCAGGGTGATTCGTCTGGCTCGTATCGGCAGGATCCTGCGTCTCATCAAGGGGGCCAAAGGAATCAGAACTCTGCTGTTTGCCCtaatgatgtcacttcctgccTTGTTCAACATTGGCTTACTTCTTTTCCTGGTTATGttcattttctccatctttGGCATGTCCAACTTTGGCTATGTGAAACACGGGGCTGGAATTGATGATATGTACAACTTTGAGACCTTCGGCAACAGCATGATCATCCTGTTTATGATCACCACGTCAGCTGGCTGGGACGGCCTGCTGCTGCCCATTCTTAACTACGCTCCAGACTGCGACCCCTTACTGGAAAATCCTGGCACCCCTGCCACAGGAGACTGTGGCAACCCTTCTGTGGGCATCTTCTTCTTTGTTATGTATATCATTATTTCTTTCCTCATTGTGGTCAACATGTACATCGCCATCATCTTGGAGAACTTCAGTGTGGCCACAGAGGAGAGTGCCGACCCACTCAGCGAGGATGACTTTGAGACCTTTTATGAGATTTGGGAGAAGTTTGACCCTGATGCGTGCCAGTTCATCACCTATGCCAAGCTTTCGGACTTTGCTGATTCACTTGAACACCCACTCCGAGTCCCCAAGCCCAACACCATTGAACTGATCGCCATGGACATGCCTATGGTGAGTGGTGACCGCATCCACTGCCTGGACATCCTTTTTGCCTTCACTAAGCGTGTGCTGGGTGACAGTGGCGAGTTGGACATGTTGAGGCAACAAATGGAGGAGCGTTTTGTGGCTGCCAATCCCTCCAAGGTCTCTTACGAGCCAATCACCACCACTCTGAGGCGCAAGCAGGAGGATGTGTCATCCAAAATAATTCAAAGGGCCTACCGTTCCTACCTGGCAAGGCGGGGCTTTGTCTGTAAGCGCAAACCAGCCAATAACAAAGTGGAGAATGGCGGGAACAATCAGGAACAAGAAAAGAAGGAGGGCACTCCCTCAACTGCCTCCCTGCCTTCTTATGACAGTGTAACCAAACCTGACAAGGAGAAACAGGATGACAACAATGAGGgcaagggagggaggaaagagaaaggaagaaaccAAAAAGACATCAGGGAATCTAAATGTTAG